GAGCGGGTTGTTCAGCTCGTGCGCCACGCCGGCGACCAGTTGCCCGACCGCCGAGAGCCGCTCGCTGTGTATGAGCTGGTCCCTGAGCTGCATCTCCGAGGTGACGTCGTGCTCGACGCTGAGCAGGTGTGTCGTGCGTCCTCGCTCGTCGCCGAAGGGCACCACGGCCGCGGCCGCGGGGAAGGTGGTGCCGTCGGAGCGGCGCCGCACGACGGTGCCCCGCCACGCGCGCCCGCTCCGGCATTCGGCCAGTGCCACCTCGATGGCCTTGGCCGACGCCGGATCGAACAGGCTGCCCGCGTCGCGGGTCGCAAGCTCCGCGCGGCTGTAGCCGAGCGCGCGGCAGAACGCGTCGTTGGCGTAGACGAACGTCCGGTCGATCGTGCGGATCGCGATCTGCTCGTCCGCCTGCTCCACCGCCGCAGCCAGCAGCCGCAGCCGGTCGTCGGTCTGCCGCAGGTGCGACCGCTCGACCGCCAGCCGCGCGAGCAGCAGCGGCAGCACGGACACCACCGTCACGGCCGTCGCCAGATCGCGCGTGCCCGCCGTCACCACGCCCGGCAGGGTGCCGCGCAGCGTGTAGTCGATCGCCGGGATGAGCACGAGGACCGCCAGGATCAACCAGGGGCGCGATGGCACGACCTCCGTCGGCTCATCCTCGCGGGGCACCCCCTCGGACGTCGGCGCGTGTGCGGCCGCCCAGGGGTAGAACATGAACGGCAGGATCCACATGAAGTCGTAGACCGACCCCGGGCGGTACAGCCCCTGGGCGATCCCGGCGTTGCTGAGCATCAGCGCGATGAAGTTGACGCCCAGACCGAGTGCCAGCCGGCGATACGTCGCGCCCCAGGGGTCGCGCCGGGCGAGCACCGCGGCGGCGGTCATGCCGGCGAAGACCACCAGGGGCTGAAGCACCGCCAGGATCCACAAGGTGGATGCCCGCGACGGTGCGCCGCCCCCCACCAGGTCCTCCGCCGTGACCACGTAGGAGTAGAGGAATCCGATGAGGACCGCGATCCCCGCGATGTCGACGGCGATTGCGGGCGCCGCCTTCTCGCGGACGCCACGGTGCGGCTGCGCGAGCAGCGCCAGCAGCGGCGCCGCGGTTCCGAACAGCACGAACACGGCGTGCCAGCCGAGCCACGGCGTTTCCCGCTGCAGCAGGAGGCCGTCGACGAACCAGCCGACGTGGCCGATGGCACCCGTCGCGAGCCCCAGCGCGATCGCCGCCCAGAACAGCCATTGGCACCCCGACCAGCGCCTGCGGTGCCGCGCAATGACGGCGATGCCCAGGAGCGGCGGCAGCAGCAGCGCCGCGAAACGGAGCCAGGCGAACAGCGCACCGGTATCCGCGAGCGCCAGGCTCGCCGCGACGTACAACAGCGTGTAAATGATCCCGAATGCGAGCCAACCCATGATCAGGCTGCCGGAAATGAGAGCAGTTTCGGCACCGTAGCACGACCGTGCGGAGGCACGC
This window of the Acidobacteriota bacterium genome carries:
- a CDS encoding PAS domain S-box protein; this encodes MGWLAFGIIYTLLYVAASLALADTGALFAWLRFAALLLPPLLGIAVIARHRRRWSGCQWLFWAAIALGLATGAIGHVGWFVDGLLLQRETPWLGWHAVFVLFGTAAPLLALLAQPHRGVREKAAPAIAVDIAGIAVLIGFLYSYVVTAEDLVGGGAPSRASTLWILAVLQPLVVFAGMTAAAVLARRDPWGATYRRLALGLGVNFIALMLSNAGIAQGLYRPGSVYDFMWILPFMFYPWAAAHAPTSEGVPREDEPTEVVPSRPWLILAVLVLIPAIDYTLRGTLPGVVTAGTRDLATAVTVVSVLPLLLARLAVERSHLRQTDDRLRLLAAAVEQADEQIAIRTIDRTFVYANDAFCRALGYSRAELATRDAGSLFDPASAKAIEVALAECRSGRAWRGTVVRRRSDGTTFPAAAAVVPFGDERGRTTHLLSVEHDVTSEMQLRDQLIHSERLSAVGQLVAGVAHELNNPLQSVIGYTELLLDGEEREGARADLDQVKREAMRAARIVRNLLSFVRRAPVERTNEDLNAVVQAALALRSYELVTANITIEEDYASGMPPVWISREEVQQVILNLVLNAEQAMLQCRNAGTLRVKTGAADGLVCVEVADDGPGVPPELARRIFEPFFSTKEVGAGTGLGLSIGLGIAASHGGTLELLPEGPGAHFVLKLPVQPVPDAGQGDAARAAVATVFPG